Proteins encoded by one window of Bradyrhizobium sp. B097:
- a CDS encoding MFS transporter has protein sequence MVDVAPQAAAQAQVSARPAARRYYVLALLTIIYALNFLDRTIFNVLIEPIKKEFALSDTTMGLLAGFGFVLFYSLLGIPIARMADRLNRRNIVAIAFAFWSAMTYLCGMASSVTALTMARVGVGIGESAGTPASQSMIADLFDKNERPRALGIYAIGTYLGVFLGYFIGGYVNQNYGWRMAFFTAGLPGIALAAVLWLTISEPKRGAMAETFKAERIGPTLGFLISQPSFVIVLVGFCLTTYTNYATAVWIPPFLARIHHLTSAEIGTYAGTFKGFAGMAGTLIGGLVVAQIGRRDDRWKLWAPAIMSGLAGPVFASCMLTQSFTLMVATLALTSLMVGFHLGPIFAIAQTVAKPSMRALASAIVLLTATCFGQGVGPLAVGMINDALKGAYGTDAVRYSLLSAAVTTTLGALLFVWAARWIRADIARAS, from the coding sequence ATGGTCGATGTCGCACCGCAGGCGGCTGCGCAAGCGCAAGTCAGCGCCAGGCCTGCTGCCCGCCGCTATTACGTCCTCGCCCTGCTCACCATCATCTACGCCCTCAACTTCCTCGACCGTACGATCTTCAACGTCCTGATCGAGCCGATCAAGAAGGAGTTCGCGCTCAGCGACACCACAATGGGCCTGTTGGCCGGGTTCGGCTTCGTGCTGTTCTACTCGTTGCTCGGCATTCCCATTGCGCGGATGGCCGATCGTCTCAACCGCCGCAACATCGTAGCAATCGCCTTCGCGTTCTGGAGCGCGATGACCTACCTCTGCGGCATGGCCTCCAGCGTCACTGCGCTGACAATGGCGCGGGTCGGGGTCGGCATCGGGGAGTCCGCCGGCACGCCGGCCTCGCAATCGATGATCGCCGATCTGTTCGACAAGAACGAGCGTCCGCGCGCGCTCGGCATCTACGCGATCGGCACCTATCTCGGCGTCTTCCTCGGCTATTTCATCGGCGGTTACGTCAATCAGAACTACGGCTGGCGGATGGCCTTCTTCACCGCGGGCCTGCCCGGCATCGCGCTCGCCGCGGTGCTGTGGTTGACGATCTCCGAGCCGAAGCGCGGTGCGATGGCCGAGACCTTCAAGGCCGAGCGGATCGGGCCGACGCTGGGCTTCCTGATCTCGCAGCCGAGTTTCGTCATCGTGCTGGTCGGCTTCTGCCTCACGACCTACACCAACTACGCCACCGCGGTGTGGATCCCGCCGTTCCTGGCGCGCATCCATCATCTCACCAGCGCCGAGATCGGCACCTATGCCGGCACCTTCAAGGGCTTCGCCGGCATGGCGGGCACGCTGATCGGCGGCCTCGTGGTAGCGCAGATCGGCCGCCGCGACGATCGCTGGAAGCTGTGGGCGCCCGCGATCATGTCCGGCCTCGCCGGCCCCGTCTTCGCATCGTGCATGCTGACGCAAAGCTTCACGCTGATGGTTGCTACCCTGGCGCTGACCTCGCTCATGGTCGGCTTCCATCTCGGCCCGATCTTTGCGATCGCCCAGACGGTCGCAAAGCCAAGCATGCGGGCGCTGGCCTCGGCGATCGTGCTGCTCACCGCGACCTGCTTCGGCCAGGGCGTCGGCCCCCTCGCCGTCGGTATGATCAACGACGCTCTGAAGGGCGCGTACGGCACGGATGCGGTTCGCTACTCGTTGCTATCGGCCGCGGTGACAACGACGCTCGGCGCGCTGCTGTTCGTCTGGGCAGCGCGGTGGATCCGTGCCGATATCGCGCGCGCCAGCTAA
- a CDS encoding aromatic ring-hydroxylating dioxygenase subunit alpha, which produces MTMTQLDRDLGTAYAMKPSTTRTELTSVVRGTPMGELLRRYWHPIGLVGDATDIPRKVRALGEDLILFRDRHGRVGLLHARCCHRGTTLYYGKVEEDGIRCCYHGWKFDTEGRCLEQPCEPEGGLFKGKVRQPWYPVQERYGLIFAYMGPADKKPVLPRHECLENMDDGEFVEADDSSIGGGGPAVIPCNWLQHFENVADPYHVPVLHGSFSGPQFTTMMASMPEVKFEMSPRGVAVRSIRRQDDGKVFYRVTEAALPTLRVVPNPRVAQFARVESIGWTLPIDDTSFRIYVAGRVKNAGDIGRMRSKFNGKFWWDMTEQEHQQFPGDYEAQVGQGPVTIHSEEHFGQSDRGVLMIRRMLSDQLEAMAAGRDPIGVSFDADAKPVEFEAGNYIREA; this is translated from the coding sequence ATGACGATGACCCAGCTCGATCGCGATCTCGGCACGGCCTATGCGATGAAGCCGTCCACCACCCGGACAGAGCTCACCTCGGTCGTCCGCGGCACACCGATGGGCGAACTGCTGCGCCGCTACTGGCACCCGATCGGCCTCGTCGGCGACGCCACCGATATCCCCAGAAAAGTCCGCGCGCTCGGCGAGGACCTGATCCTGTTCCGCGACCGGCATGGCCGGGTCGGCCTCTTGCATGCGCGCTGCTGCCATCGCGGCACCACGCTCTATTACGGCAAGGTCGAGGAAGACGGCATCCGCTGCTGCTATCACGGCTGGAAGTTCGACACCGAAGGCCGCTGCCTCGAACAGCCCTGCGAGCCCGAAGGCGGCCTGTTCAAGGGCAAGGTGCGCCAGCCCTGGTATCCGGTGCAGGAACGCTACGGCCTGATCTTCGCCTATATGGGCCCGGCCGATAAAAAGCCGGTGCTGCCGCGCCACGAGTGCCTGGAGAATATGGACGACGGCGAATTCGTCGAGGCAGACGATTCCTCGATCGGCGGCGGCGGGCCTGCGGTGATCCCCTGTAACTGGCTGCAGCATTTCGAGAACGTCGCCGACCCCTATCACGTGCCGGTGCTGCACGGCTCGTTCTCAGGGCCGCAGTTCACCACCATGATGGCCTCGATGCCCGAAGTGAAGTTCGAGATGTCGCCGCGCGGCGTCGCGGTGCGCTCGATCCGCCGGCAGGACGACGGCAAAGTGTTCTATCGCGTCACCGAGGCTGCCCTGCCCACGCTCCGCGTCGTGCCCAACCCGCGGGTCGCGCAATTCGCCCGCGTCGAATCGATCGGCTGGACCCTGCCAATCGACGACACCTCGTTCCGCATCTATGTCGCCGGCCGGGTCAAGAACGCGGGCGATATCGGCCGCATGCGCTCGAAGTTCAACGGCAAGTTCTGGTGGGACATGACGGAGCAGGAGCACCAGCAATTCCCCGGCGACTACGAGGCGCAGGTCGGCCAGGGGCCGGTGACCATCCATTCGGAAGAGCATTTCGGCCAGAGCGACCGCGGCGTCCTGATGATCCGCCGGATGCTGTCTGACCAGCTCGAGGCCATGGCCGCCGGCCGCGACCCGATCGGCGTGTCGTTCGATGCCGATGCCAAGCCGGTCGAATTCGAAGCAGGGAATTACATCCGCGAGGCGTAG
- a CDS encoding MarR family transcriptional regulator: MTEKLRTARPLPPEAAVDAELAPITAMMSSRLMVLANLLRRGALLRYKRLTGLSSVEFGLVASLGRRPPMSVVRLAEAVGMDKGQISRALAELVARKLVAKAANPRDNRETLVSLTKAGLAAHDTIVAGAQERNRRLLEQLGPQDLELLLGHIDRLTLTAAEMLAAERELG; encoded by the coding sequence ATGACCGAGAAGCTCAGGACTGCGAGGCCATTGCCGCCGGAGGCGGCGGTCGATGCCGAGCTGGCGCCGATCACCGCGATGATGTCGTCGCGGCTGATGGTGCTGGCGAATCTGCTCAGGCGCGGTGCACTGCTGCGCTACAAGCGCCTGACCGGCCTGTCCTCGGTCGAGTTCGGCCTGGTTGCCTCGCTCGGCCGGCGTCCGCCGATGAGCGTGGTGCGGCTTGCCGAAGCCGTCGGCATGGACAAGGGCCAGATCAGCCGGGCGCTCGCCGAGCTCGTCGCGCGCAAGCTGGTCGCCAAGGCCGCCAACCCGCGTGACAATCGGGAAACACTTGTCTCCCTCACCAAAGCCGGGCTCGCCGCCCATGACACCATTGTGGCCGGCGCGCAGGAGCGAAACCGGCGCCTGCTGGAACAGCTCGGCCCGCAGGATCTTGAGTTGCTGCTCGGACATATCGACCGGCTGACGCTGACCGCGGCGGAGATGCTCGCTGCCGAAAGGGAGCTGGGCTGA
- a CDS encoding NADH-quinone oxidoreductase subunit A — protein sequence MTGILQNYLPLVVFIGVASLIGLALLIAPFLVAFQSPDPEKLSAYECGFNAFDDARMKFDVRFYLVAILFIIFDLEVAFLFPWAVAFGKLGATGFWSMMVFLAVLTVGFAYEWKKGALEWD from the coding sequence ATGACCGGCATCCTGCAGAATTATCTCCCACTTGTGGTCTTTATCGGGGTCGCGAGCCTGATCGGGCTGGCGCTCCTGATCGCGCCGTTCCTGGTCGCGTTCCAGTCGCCGGATCCGGAAAAGCTGTCCGCCTATGAATGCGGATTCAACGCTTTTGACGACGCCCGCATGAAGTTCGACGTCCGCTTCTACCTGGTGGCGATCCTCTTCATCATCTTCGATCTCGAAGTGGCGTTCTTGTTCCCCTGGGCCGTGGCGTTCGGAAAACTGGGCGCGACCGGCTTCTGGTCGATGATGGTGTTCCTGGCCGTGCTGACGGTCGGGTTCGCGTATGAATGGAAGAAAGGCGCGCTCGAATGGGATTGA
- a CDS encoding NADH-quinone oxidoreductase subunit B, translating into MSPTAASSQPAIAQAPRGILDPSTGKPVGANDPFFLEVNHELSDKGFFVAAADDLITWARTGSLMWMTFGLACCAVEMMQVSMPRYDVERFGFAPRASPRQSDVMIVAGTLTNKMAPALRKVYDQMPEPRYVISMGSCANGGGYYHYSYSVVRGCDRIVPIDIYVPGCPPTAEALLYGVLLLQKKIRRIGTIER; encoded by the coding sequence TTGAGCCCCACCGCCGCATCCTCGCAGCCGGCGATTGCGCAAGCTCCGAGAGGCATTCTCGATCCGTCGACCGGCAAGCCGGTCGGCGCCAATGATCCGTTTTTCCTCGAGGTCAATCACGAGCTGTCCGACAAGGGCTTCTTCGTCGCGGCGGCCGACGACCTCATCACCTGGGCGCGCACCGGCTCCCTGATGTGGATGACCTTCGGTCTCGCCTGCTGCGCGGTCGAGATGATGCAGGTCTCGATGCCGCGCTACGACGTCGAGCGCTTCGGCTTTGCACCGCGTGCCTCGCCGCGGCAGTCCGACGTGATGATCGTTGCGGGCACGCTGACCAACAAGATGGCGCCCGCGCTGCGCAAGGTCTACGACCAGATGCCGGAGCCGCGCTACGTCATCTCGATGGGCTCCTGCGCCAATGGCGGCGGCTACTACCACTATTCGTACTCGGTGGTGCGCGGTTGCGACCGCATCGTGCCGATCGACATCTACGTGCCGGGCTGTCCGCCCACGGCGGAAGCGCTGCTCTACGGCGTGCTGCTGCTGCAGAAGAAGATCCGCCGTATCGGCACTATCGAACGCTAA
- a CDS encoding NADH-quinone oxidoreductase subunit C, with protein sequence MDDGKLDALGQTIVSALPGAATAHSVAFNQLTIDVEIGRIVDVVTFLRDDPNCRFVNFTDATAVDYPSRERRFDVVYHLLSPTLNTRIRVRGQADETTQVPSIIGVFPGADWFERETYDLYGVIFIGHPDMRRLLTDYGFDGHPLRKDFPLTGFVEVRYDDQEKRVLYEPVRLNQEFRKFDFLSPWEGADYPLPGDEKAKAEPKA encoded by the coding sequence ATGGACGACGGCAAGCTCGACGCCCTTGGGCAGACGATCGTGAGCGCGCTTCCGGGCGCCGCCACGGCGCACTCGGTCGCGTTCAATCAACTCACTATCGACGTCGAGATTGGCAGAATCGTGGACGTCGTCACTTTTCTGCGTGACGATCCCAACTGCCGCTTCGTCAACTTCACCGATGCGACGGCGGTCGACTATCCGAGCCGCGAAAGGCGCTTCGATGTCGTCTATCATCTGCTGTCGCCGACGCTGAACACGCGCATCCGAGTACGCGGCCAGGCCGACGAGACCACGCAGGTCCCATCGATCATCGGCGTCTTCCCCGGCGCCGACTGGTTCGAGCGCGAGACCTACGACCTCTACGGCGTGATCTTCATCGGCCACCCCGACATGCGCCGCCTGCTGACGGATTACGGCTTCGACGGCCATCCGCTGCGCAAGGATTTCCCGCTGACCGGCTTCGTCGAGGTTCGCTACGACGACCAGGAGAAGCGGGTGCTGTACGAGCCGGTCCGGCTCAACCAGGAATTCCGCAAGTTCGATTTCCTGTCTCCGTGGGAGGGGGCCGATTACCCCTTGCCGGGTGACGAAAAGGCGAAGGCGGAACCGAAGGCCTGA
- a CDS encoding NADH-quinone oxidoreductase subunit D, whose product MNEQNLRNFTINFGPQHPAAHGVLRLVLELDGEVVERVDPHIGLLHRGTEKLIEHKTYLQAIPYFDRLDYVAPMNQEHAFCLAAEKLLGITVPRRGQLIRVLYCEIGRILSHLLNVTTQAMDVGALTPPLWGFEEREKLMVFYERASGSRMHAAFFRVGGVHQDLPPKLIDDIEAWCDPFLKVVDDLDTLLTGNRIFKQRNVDIGVVPLKEAWEWGFSGVMVRGSGAAWDLRKSQPYECYAEMDFDIPIGKNGDCYDRYLIRMEEMRQSVRIMKQCIQKLKAADGQGPVVVEDNKIAPPRRGDMKRSMEALIHHFKLYTEGVHVPAGEVYAAVEAPKGEFGVYLVADGTNKPYKCKIRAPGFAHLQAMDHICKGHLLADVSAILGSLDIVFGEVDR is encoded by the coding sequence ATGAACGAACAGAATCTTCGTAATTTCACCATCAACTTTGGGCCGCAGCATCCGGCCGCCCACGGCGTGCTTCGTTTGGTGCTCGAATTGGACGGCGAAGTCGTCGAGCGCGTCGATCCGCATATCGGGCTGCTTCACCGCGGCACCGAGAAGCTGATCGAGCACAAGACCTATCTGCAGGCGATCCCGTATTTCGACCGGCTCGACTATGTCGCGCCGATGAACCAGGAGCATGCGTTCTGCCTCGCGGCCGAAAAGCTGCTCGGCATCACGGTGCCGCGCCGCGGTCAGCTGATCCGCGTGCTGTATTGCGAGATCGGCCGCATTCTCTCCCATCTGCTCAATGTCACCACGCAGGCGATGGACGTCGGCGCGCTGACCCCGCCGCTGTGGGGCTTCGAAGAGCGCGAGAAGCTGATGGTGTTCTACGAGCGTGCCTCGGGCTCGCGCATGCACGCGGCGTTCTTCCGCGTCGGCGGCGTGCACCAGGATCTGCCGCCAAAGCTGATCGACGATATCGAGGCGTGGTGCGATCCGTTCCTCAAGGTCGTCGACGACCTCGACACGCTGCTCACCGGCAACCGCATCTTCAAGCAGCGCAACGTCGATATCGGCGTGGTGCCGCTGAAGGAGGCCTGGGAGTGGGGCTTCTCCGGCGTGATGGTGCGCGGTTCGGGCGCGGCCTGGGACCTGCGCAAGTCGCAGCCCTATGAGTGCTACGCCGAAATGGATTTCGACATTCCAATCGGCAAGAACGGCGACTGCTACGACCGCTACCTGATCCGCATGGAAGAGATGCGCCAGTCGGTGCGCATCATGAAGCAGTGCATCCAGAAGCTGAAGGCTGCGGACGGGCAGGGCCCGGTCGTGGTCGAGGACAATAAGATCGCGCCGCCGCGTCGCGGCGACATGAAGCGCTCGATGGAAGCGCTGATCCATCACTTCAAGCTCTACACCGAAGGCGTGCACGTGCCGGCCGGTGAGGTCTACGCCGCGGTCGAGGCGCCGAAGGGCGAGTTCGGCGTCTATCTCGTCGCCGACGGCACCAACAAGCCCTACAAGTGCAAAATCCGCGCGCCGGGCTTCGCCCATCTGCAGGCGATGGATCACATCTGCAAGGGCCATCTGCTGGCCGACGTTTCCGCCATCCTTGGCTCGCTGGACATCGTGTTCGGCGAGGTCGACCGGTGA
- the nuoE gene encoding NADH-quinone oxidoreductase subunit NuoE — MSVRRLAPKELQPASFTFTDENLAWAKKQIEKYPPGRQASAAIAILWRVQEQHDGWVSEAAIRAVADLLEMPHIRMLEIATFYTMFQLSPVGKKAHVQVCGTTPCRLRGAADLIEVCQHRIHHDPFQLSKDGNFSWEEVECLGACVNAPMVLIWKDTYEDLTKESFGKVLDGFAAGNPPKPGPQVDRQFSAPAGGPTTLKETT; from the coding sequence ATGTCCGTCCGCCGCCTTGCCCCGAAGGAATTGCAGCCCGCGAGCTTCACGTTCACGGACGAGAATCTCGCCTGGGCCAAGAAGCAGATCGAGAAGTATCCGCCGGGCCGTCAGGCCTCGGCTGCGATCGCGATTCTGTGGCGCGTGCAGGAGCAGCATGACGGCTGGGTCTCGGAAGCGGCGATCCGCGCCGTCGCCGACCTGCTCGAGATGCCGCATATCCGCATGCTGGAGATCGCGACCTTCTACACCATGTTCCAGCTCTCGCCGGTCGGAAAGAAGGCGCATGTCCAGGTCTGCGGCACCACGCCGTGCCGGCTGCGCGGCGCCGCCGACCTGATCGAGGTGTGCCAGCATCGCATCCATCACGATCCCTTCCAGCTGTCGAAGGACGGCAACTTCTCGTGGGAAGAGGTCGAGTGCCTAGGGGCCTGCGTGAACGCGCCGATGGTGCTGATCTGGAAGGACACCTATGAGGACCTGACCAAGGAAAGCTTCGGCAAGGTGCTCGACGGCTTTGCCGCCGGCAATCCGCCGAAGCCGGGCCCGCAGGTCGACCGTCAGTTCTCGGCCCCCGCAGGCGGGCCGACGACGCTGAAGGAAACCACCTGA
- the nuoF gene encoding NADH-quinone oxidoreductase subunit NuoF has protein sequence MLDDKDRIFKNLYGQHDWGLEGARRRGAWDGTKGIIDKGRDWIINEMKASGLRGRGGAGFPTGMKWSFMPKESKDGRPSYLVVNADESEPGTCKDREIMRHDPHLLVEGCLLASFAMGAHACYIYIRGEFIRERERLQAAIDQAYEAKLVGKDNINGWPFDIYVAHGAGAYICGEETALLESLEGKKGQPRLKPPFPANVGLYGCPTTVNNVESIAVAPDILRRGAAWFAAIGRPNNVGTKLFCISGHVERPCNVEEAMGIPFRELIEKHCGGIRGGWDNLKAVIPGGSSVRMVPADQIIDTPMDFDSLSKLRSGLGTAAVIVMDKSTDLIRAIARISYFYKHESCGQCTPCREGTGWMWRVLTRMADGRAHKREIDMLLEVTKQVEGHTICALGDAAAWPIQGLIAHFRHEIEERIDQYSHKADLDDQGVRDPVHMVAAE, from the coding sequence ATGCTCGACGACAAGGACCGCATCTTCAAGAACCTCTACGGCCAGCATGATTGGGGCCTCGAGGGCGCGCGCCGCAGGGGCGCCTGGGATGGCACCAAGGGGATCATCGACAAGGGCCGCGACTGGATCATCAACGAGATGAAGGCCTCGGGCCTGCGCGGCCGCGGCGGTGCGGGCTTCCCGACCGGCATGAAGTGGTCCTTCATGCCCAAGGAGTCCAAGGACGGCCGTCCGAGCTATCTCGTCGTCAACGCGGACGAGTCGGAGCCCGGCACCTGCAAGGACCGCGAGATCATGCGGCACGATCCGCATCTCCTGGTCGAAGGCTGCCTGCTCGCGAGCTTCGCGATGGGCGCGCATGCCTGCTACATCTATATCCGCGGCGAGTTCATCCGCGAGCGCGAGCGCCTTCAGGCCGCGATCGACCAGGCCTATGAGGCCAAGCTGGTCGGCAAGGACAACATCAACGGCTGGCCGTTCGACATCTATGTCGCGCACGGCGCCGGCGCCTATATCTGCGGCGAGGAAACCGCGCTGCTCGAAAGTCTTGAGGGCAAGAAGGGCCAGCCGCGGCTGAAGCCGCCGTTCCCGGCCAATGTCGGTCTCTATGGCTGCCCGACCACCGTCAACAACGTCGAGTCGATTGCGGTCGCGCCCGACATCCTGCGCCGCGGCGCCGCCTGGTTCGCCGCCATCGGCCGGCCGAACAATGTCGGCACCAAGCTGTTCTGCATCTCCGGTCACGTCGAGCGGCCCTGCAACGTCGAAGAGGCGATGGGGATTCCGTTCCGCGAGCTGATCGAGAAGCATTGCGGCGGCATTCGCGGCGGCTGGGACAATCTGAAGGCGGTCATCCCCGGCGGCTCGTCGGTGCGCATGGTGCCGGCCGACCAGATCATCGACACGCCGATGGATTTCGACAGCCTGAGCAAGCTGCGCTCGGGCCTCGGCACCGCGGCCGTGATCGTGATGGACAAGTCGACCGACCTGATCCGGGCGATCGCACGCATCTCCTATTTCTACAAGCATGAGAGCTGCGGCCAGTGCACGCCGTGCCGCGAGGGCACCGGCTGGATGTGGCGCGTCTTGACCCGCATGGCCGACGGCCGCGCCCACAAGCGCGAGATCGACATGCTGCTCGAGGTCACCAAGCAGGTCGAGGGCCACACCATCTGCGCGCTCGGCGACGCCGCGGCGTGGCCGATCCAGGGTCTGATTGCGCATTTCCGTCACGAGATCGAAGAGCGCATCGATCAGTATTCGCACAAGGCCGATCTCGACGATCAGGGCGTTCGTGATCCCGTCCATATGGTCGCGGCGGAGTAG
- the nuoG gene encoding NADH-quinone oxidoreductase subunit NuoG — protein sequence MSKIIVDGKEIDVPPEYTLLQACEAAGAEIPRFCYHERLSIAGNCRMCLVEVKGGPKPVASCAWAVRDCRPGPKGEPPEISTRSPMVKKAREGVMEFLLINHPLDCPICDQGGECDLQDQAMGYGVDTSRFAENKRAVEDKYLGALVKTSMNRCIQCTRCVRFSAEVCGAPEMGATGRGEDMEITTYLEQALSSELQGNLVDICPVGALTSKPYAFAARPWELGKTQSVDVMDGVGSAIRVDTRGREVMRILPRINEAVNEEWISDKTRHVVDGLRTQRLDRPYVRENGQLKPATWQEAFAAIAAKAGRTDGKRIGAIAGDLAAVDEMYALKELLAKFGSVNLAVQGGDAFDAKAGRGSYIFNPTIAGIDQADAILIIGSHPRKEAAVLNARIRKRWRTGGLKVGMIGSKADFTYEHDYLGAGTDTLADLVAGKHSFADVLKNAKNPIILVGAGAYTRHDGAAVLAQAAKLAVDVGALKDGWNGFAVLQDTASRAGALDVGFSPSAGGLTTAQMTTFGTLDVLFLLGADEIKAPDGTFVVYIGTHGDQGAHRADVILPGAAYTEKSGIYVNTEGRAQIANRAAFPPGEAREDWAIIRALSDVLGKKLPFDSLQALRQAMFKSYPHLMRLDQIEVGKADDVKALAGKGGSVDKAAFKPTVEDFYLTNPIARASAVMAECSRLASGRMLTAAE from the coding sequence ATGAGCAAGATCATCGTCGATGGCAAAGAGATCGATGTGCCGCCGGAGTACACGCTGCTGCAGGCGTGCGAGGCGGCCGGCGCCGAGATTCCGCGCTTCTGCTATCACGAGCGGCTGTCGATCGCCGGCAATTGCCGGATGTGCCTGGTCGAGGTGAAGGGCGGCCCGAAGCCGGTCGCGAGCTGCGCCTGGGCCGTGCGCGACTGCCGTCCGGGCCCGAAGGGTGAGCCGCCTGAGATTTCGACCCGTTCGCCGATGGTGAAGAAGGCGCGCGAAGGCGTGATGGAATTCCTGCTGATCAACCATCCGCTGGACTGCCCGATCTGCGACCAGGGCGGCGAGTGCGACTTGCAGGACCAGGCGATGGGCTATGGCGTGGACACCAGCCGTTTCGCCGAGAACAAGCGCGCGGTCGAGGACAAGTATCTCGGCGCGCTGGTCAAGACCTCGATGAACCGCTGCATCCAGTGCACGCGCTGCGTCCGCTTCTCCGCCGAAGTCTGCGGCGCGCCGGAAATGGGAGCGACCGGGCGCGGCGAGGATATGGAGATCACCACCTATCTGGAGCAGGCGCTGAGCTCCGAGCTGCAGGGCAACCTCGTCGACATCTGCCCGGTCGGTGCGCTGACCTCGAAGCCCTATGCCTTCGCGGCGCGCCCCTGGGAGCTCGGCAAGACGCAGTCGGTCGACGTCATGGACGGCGTCGGCTCGGCGATCCGTGTCGACACCCGCGGCCGCGAGGTGATGCGCATCCTGCCGCGCATCAACGAGGCGGTGAACGAGGAGTGGATCTCCGACAAGACCCGCCACGTCGTCGACGGCCTGCGCACGCAGCGCCTCGACCGTCCCTATGTGCGCGAGAACGGCCAGCTCAAGCCGGCGACCTGGCAGGAAGCCTTTGCTGCCATCGCCGCCAAGGCCGGCCGCACCGACGGCAAGCGTATCGGCGCGATCGCGGGCGATCTTGCCGCGGTCGATGAGATGTATGCGCTGAAGGAGCTGCTCGCGAAGTTCGGCTCGGTCAATCTGGCGGTGCAGGGCGGCGATGCGTTCGACGCCAAGGCCGGCCGCGGCTCCTACATCTTCAACCCGACGATTGCCGGCATCGACCAGGCCGACGCGATCCTGATCATCGGCTCGCACCCGCGCAAGGAAGCTGCCGTGCTGAACGCGCGGATCCGCAAGCGCTGGCGCACCGGCGGGCTCAAGGTCGGCATGATCGGCTCGAAGGCCGATTTCACCTATGAGCATGACTATCTCGGCGCTGGCACCGATACGCTGGCCGATCTCGTGGCCGGCAAGCACTCCTTTGCCGACGTGCTGAAGAACGCCAAGAACCCGATCATCCTGGTCGGCGCCGGCGCCTACACCAGGCATGACGGCGCGGCGGTGCTGGCGCAGGCGGCCAAGCTCGCCGTCGACGTCGGTGCGCTGAAGGACGGCTGGAACGGCTTTGCCGTGCTGCAGGACACCGCCTCGCGCGCCGGCGCGCTCGATGTCGGCTTCTCGCCTTCGGCCGGCGGCCTTACCACGGCGCAGATGACGACCTTCGGCACCCTCGACGTGCTGTTCCTGCTCGGCGCCGACGAGATCAAGGCGCCGGATGGCACCTTCGTGGTCTATATCGGCACCCATGGCGACCAGGGCGCGCACCGCGCCGACGTCATCCTGCCGGGCGCCGCCTATACCGAGAAGTCCGGCATCTACGTCAACACCGAGGGCCGGGCCCAGATCGCCAACCGCGCCGCGTTCCCGCCGGGCGAAGCCCGCGAGGACTGGGCGATCATCCGCGCGCTGTCCGACGTGCTCGGCAAGAAACTGCCGTTCGACTCGCTGCAGGCGCTGCGCCAGGCGATGTTCAAGAGCTATCCGCATCTGATGCGGCTCGACCAGATCGAGGTCGGCAAGGCCGACGACGTCAAGGCGCTGGCCGGCAAGGGCGGCAGCGTCGACAAGGCGGCATTCAAGCCGACCGTCGAGGATTTCTATCTGACCAACCCGATCGCGCGGGCTTCTGCCGTGATGGCGGAATGCTCGCGGCTGGCGTCGGGGCGAATGCTGACGGCAGCGGAGTGA